One Falsibacillus pallidus genomic window, CGAAGGGGAAATGGCAATTCCTATACTGGAGGTGACGGCCATACCGCAGTTCTTCAATCTCCACGGCTCCTTTAACGACGTTTGAATCCTATCAGCCGCCTCTGTCGCTTTTTCTGCAGAATCCACACCTTTTAACAGCGCGACAAATTCATCCCCGCCGAGGCGGGCCACAACATCTTCTTTACTAAAACTCCTTTTGATTCTTCTGCCGAATTCCTTAATTACTTCATCCCCTGCATCATGACCGTACTCATCATTTATTTGCTTGAAACGATCGATATCCATCAGGAGGACAGCAAACCTGCCTTTTCCCTCTCTCAGCCCTGCAATCGCCTCGATCAAGCAATCCCTAAACTTTCTCCTGTTGGGCAGACTCGTCAATGAATCATGGAACGCGAAATGTTCAAGCTTTGATTCATATTCCTTCTGAAGAGTGATATCTCTGGACAGGACCACCATATAGATAAATTGATCTCTTTCATCATAAACTGGCGTCGCATTCAACTCCGACCAAATCCAATCACCCTTTTGAGTCTTCTGTTGAAACTGCATTTTACACGGTTCTTTCGTTTGCACAGAATTTCTGATTTCTTCCTCAAGCTTCGTTCTACACTCAGGATGTATGTTATGCAGAAATGATTTCCCTATATATTCATTATCGTGAAATCCAAGAAGATTTTGATACGAAGGAGATACATAGGTGATGATCCCGTCCCGATCAATCAAAGTAATCAGATCCTGCGCATGTTCCGCTATGATCTTAAAGCGATTTTCACTTTCTTCGAGCCTATCTAGATACTCTTTCATAGCGGCATCCGCCGCCCGCTCCTTTGTGATATCCTTGACAATCCCCACGATTTGCTCGACTTCCCCCTCAGAATTAAACAGGGGATTCAAAACGGTTTCCGAATAAGATTTTGCGCCATCAGGTGTATAATAGCTGTCTTCATAGACGACCGATTTTCTTTTTGACACTACCTTTTGATAATGAGAAAGCAAGAATTCCGCTTCTTTTTCAGGATACACATCGCTAATGGATTTCCCGATGACTCCTTCATCTAATTTGGTTTTTTCTATGGCTTTCCGATTTAAAAACTCATAAGTAAACTGCCCTGAACTCTTTTCAACCTTCACAATGAAAACGATATCATTTATACCGTCCATTAATACCCTTTCATAATTCAGATCGTGTTTCACATTCATCCCATTTCCCCGCCCCCATAAAACTTAACCCCTTTTAAACTGAATATTTTGTAATCATTGTATTTACATTTCAGGTAAAATACAATACTATTTTCGACATCACATTCGATAAATTTCGACATGTCTTTTCCATAAAAAATCCAACAAAAAAGAGCAGGTGCAAAACGTGCGCCCACTCTTTTATGATGCATCACTCGAATCTTCCAGAGTTTT contains:
- a CDS encoding sensor domain-containing diguanylate cyclase; translated protein: MNVKHDLNYERVLMDGINDIVFIVKVEKSSGQFTYEFLNRKAIEKTKLDEGVIGKSISDVYPEKEAEFLLSHYQKVVSKRKSVVYEDSYYTPDGAKSYSETVLNPLFNSEGEVEQIVGIVKDITKERAADAAMKEYLDRLEESENRFKIIAEHAQDLITLIDRDGIITYVSPSYQNLLGFHDNEYIGKSFLHNIHPECRTKLEEEIRNSVQTKEPCKMQFQQKTQKGDWIWSELNATPVYDERDQFIYMVVLSRDITLQKEYESKLEHFAFHDSLTSLPNRRKFRDCLIEAIAGLREGKGRFAVLLMDIDRFKQINDEYGHDAGDEVIKEFGRRIKRSFSKEDVVARLGGDEFVALLKGVDSAEKATEAADRIQTSLKEPWRLKNCGMAVTSSIGIAISPSTDTTVFTILKNADKALYEAKDAGRNAFRIRIVE